In the Setaria italica strain Yugu1 chromosome VI, Setaria_italica_v2.0, whole genome shotgun sequence genome, one interval contains:
- the LOC101782602 gene encoding type IV inositol polyphosphate 5-phosphatase 9, protein MGESPSLAQMIWPRSAAASRVHRFVSEFLGLEKSIMREGQGETIKYRVFAGTWNVGGEAPPDDLDLEGWLDTKADSYDIYVLGFQEIVQLNARNVLGPKQRSAAMKWQLLIEDALNNRRSAQDGGGEEAMDQERDVFRCVMSKQMVGIFVSVWTRSGLRRHVRHAGASTVGAGVLGRLGNKGAVSVRFLLHDTSFCFVCCHLASGGEVGDALRRNADAADILSRTSFLNSSGGVPAPVDLPKKILDHDRVVLLGDLNYRIAMDDGEARQLVRARKWSMLLENDELLLELSEGRQFYGWREGVVTFAPTYKYHRNSDKLYWCADTGHRRQRQHRAPAWCDRILWRGKGIRQIRYERCGGYRLSDHRPVRAMFHAVCEVVESKHG, encoded by the exons ATGGGAGAGAGCCCAAGCCTTGCACAA ATGATCTGGCCAAGATCGGCAGCGGCGAGCAGGGTTCATCGGTTCGTCTCCGAATTCCTAGGCTTGGAGAAGAGCATCATGCGAGAGGGGCAGGGAGAGACCATCAAGTACAG GGTGTTTGCTGGTACGTGGAacgtcggcggcgaggcgccACCGGATGATCTTGATCTGGAGGGTTGGCTGGACACTAAGGCCGACTCGTACGACATCTATGTCCTCGG GTTCCAAGAGATCGTGCAGCTGAACGCGAGGAACGTGCTTGGGCCGAAACAGAGATCGGCAGCCATGAAGTGGCAGCTGCTCATCGAGGACGCATTGAACAACAGGAGGAGCGCACAagacggaggaggagaagaagcaatGGATCAAGAACGGGACGTGTTCAGGTGCGTCATGAGCAAGCAGATGGTCGGCATCTTCGTCTCGGTCTGGACGAGGAGCGGCCTCCGCCGGCACGTCCGCCACGCCGGCGCCTccaccgtcggcgccggcgtcctcggCCGGCTCGGCAACAAG GGCGCGGTGTCTGTCCGGTTCTTGCTGCACGACACGAGCTTCTGCTTCGTCTGCTGCCACCTGGCctccggcggcgaggtcggcgacGCGCTTCGCCGGAACGCCGACGCGGCGGACATCCTATCGAGGACGAGCTTCCTCAACAGCtccggcggcgtgccggcgcCGGTGGACCTGCCCAAGAAGATTCTTGACCATGA CCGCGTGGTGTTGCTCGGCGACCTCAACTACCGGATCGCCATGGACGACGGCGAGGCGCGGCAGCTGGTGCGGGCCAGGAAGTGGAGCATGCTGCTGGAGAACGACGAGCTGCTGCTCGAGCTCTCCGAAGGCCGGCAGTTCTACGGCTGGCGCGAGGGCGTCGTCACCTTCGCCCCGACCTACAAGTACCACCGCAACTCCGACAAGTTGTACTGGTGCGCCGACACCGGCCATCGTCGTCAGAGGCAGCACCGCGCGCCGGCATG GTGCGATCGGATCCTTTGGCGCGGGAAGGGGATTAGGCAGATTCGGTATGAGCGTTGCGGCGGTTACCGCCTCTCCGATCATCGGCCGGTGAGGGCAATGTTCCACGCCGTGTGCGAGGTGGTGGAAAGCAAGCATGGTTGA
- the LOC101783819 gene encoding annexin D5 yields the protein MASLTVPPVPTWPRQDAIDLHRAFKGFGCDSTTVINILAHRDAAQRALIQQEYRAVFNQDLARRIASELSGHHKRAMLLWLLDPASRDATILKQALTGDVTDLRAATEVVCSRTPSQLQIIRHTYRARFGCYVEHDVTERTSGDHQRLLLAYLAIPRAEGAAAVDPSLAALDARELFKAGERRLGTDERAFIRVFSERSWAHLAAVARAYHHMYDRSLEQAVKGETSGNFGFGLLTVLRCAADSPARYFAKVLHKAMKGLGTSDSALIRVVVTRAEVDMQYIKAEYHRMYKRSLPDAIHSETSGNYRTFLLSLVGRDRTY from the coding sequence ATGGCGAGCCTGACGGTGCCGCCGGTGCCTACGTGGCCCCGGCAGGACGCCATCGACCTCCACAGGGCGTTCAAAGGTTTCGGCTGCGACAGCACGACGGTGATCAACATCCTCGCCCACCGCGACGCGGCGCAGCGCGCGCTGATCCAGCAGGAGTACCGCGCCGTGTTCAACCAGGACCTCGCCCGCCGCATCGCCTCCGAGCTCAGCGGCCACCACAAGCGCGCCATGCTGCTGTGGCTCCTGGACCCGGCCTCCCGCGACGCCACCATCCTGAAGCAGGCCCTCACCGGTGACGTCACCGACCTCCGCGCCGCCACGGAGGTGGTCTGCTCCCGAACCCCCTCGCAGCTCCAGATCATCCGGCACACCTACCGCGCCCGGTTCGGCTGCTACGTCGAGCACGACGTCACCGAGCGGACCTCCGGCGACCACCAGCGGCTGCTGCTGGCGTACCTGGCGATCCCGCgcgcggagggggcggcggcggtggacccGTCGCTGGCGGCGCTGGACGCCCGGGAGCTCTTCAAGGCCGGGGAGCGGCGGCTGGGCACCGACGAGCGCGCCTTCATCCGGGTGTTCAGCGAGCGGAGCTGGGCGCacctggcggcggtggcgcgggcgtACCACCACATGTACGACCGGTCGCTGGAGCAGGCGGTGAAGGGCGAGACGTCGGGGAACTTCGGGTTCGGCCTCCTCACCGTGCTCCGGTGCGCCGCCGACAGCCCGGCGAGGTACTTCGCCAAGGTGCTCCACAAGGCGATGAAGGGGCTTGGCACCAGCGACTCGGCGCTGATCCGGGTGGTGGTGACGCGGGCGGAGGTGGACATGCAGTACATCAAGGCCGAGTACCACAGGATGTACAAGCGCTCCCTCCCCGACGCCATCCACTCCGAGACGTCCGGCAACTACCgcaccttcctcctctcccttgtCGGACGCGACAGGACCTACTGA